In Haliscomenobacter hydrossis DSM 1100, the DNA window TCGCCGCTACGTATTGATGCTGATGGGCATTGCCTTCCTGATTCTGCTGATCGCCTGGTTCAACTACATCAACCTGAATACCGCCAATTCCATCAAACGCGCCAATGAAGTAGGGGTGCGCAGGGCAATTGGGGCAAGCCAGCAGAACTTGTTGGGTTTGTTCCTGGTCGAATCCGTTTTGGTCAATCTTTCTGCCTTTGTGCTGGCCATTGTGTTGGTCGTGCTTTTGCAGCCATTGTTCAACCAGCTTTTTGAAAAAACCCTCAGTTTGCAGACCTTGTTTCTCAACCCGGTTTGGGCTTTGGGGGTAGGTTTGTTGCTCTTGAGTTCAATTGTATCCGGCGTGTATATTGCGCTGGTTTTGGCGCGCTTCAAACCAGTAGACACGCTGAAAGGCAAACTCTCCAAAACCAGCTCTGGTGTTTTTCTGCGTAAATCATTGGTGGTCATTCAATTTAGCATCTCCGTGGCCCTGATCATCAGCACCATGCTGGTATTCAAGCAATTGAAGTTTATGCAACATGCCGATTTGGGCTTCGACAGCCAACAACTGGTGACGATTCCCGGGCCACAATTGAACCTCGATGAAACCTATAAACAGCGCAGAGCGGCCTACCAAGACGAAATCGCCCAACAAAGCTTTGTGGAGGGCTTTTGTACCTCGGGCAGTGGGCCCGGGCGAGGCTACAATTTTGCCACGGAAGGTTTTAGTTCACCCAAGTCAAAAAAGGGCACCGAAAACCAATCCTTTGCTTTTGCCATCATTGGAGAAAATTATTTGCCCACCTTTAAAATTCCGCTCAAGGCTGGACGGAACTTCACCGCGCTAGAAACAGACGTAGAGTGGAACAACAACGATAAGGTAATCCTGAATGAAAAAGCGGCCAAAGCCCTGGGTTTTGAAGACGTCAAAGACGCCTTGACCAACAAAATAAAATGGGATGAGCGCTACTTGCAAGTGATTGGCGTGGTTAAAGATTACCACCACGAAGGTTTGCAAAAATCCATCGGGCCGATCATTTTTTATCCCGCCCAGGTTAATGACCTCACCCTTAAACTGAGCACCGACAATCTTCCGGCGAAGCTGGCCAAGCTGGAAAAAATTTACAAAAAATACTTCTTAGGCAATCCCTTTGAGTACTTGTTTGTGGATGAATTGTTCAACAAACAGTACAAGGCTGAGGCGCAGTTTGGTAAAATTTTTAGCGCGGCTTCCATCCTGGCGATTCTGATTGCTTGCATGGGTTTATTTGGCCTGACGGTATTCACGGTAGAGTCGCGCACCAAGGAAATTGGCATCCGTAAAGTCCTGGGCGCCAGTGTGGGTAGCATCAGTAGTTTGTTGACGAAGGATTTTCTCAAACTGGTCTTTGTGGCCATCGTCATCGCCTCACCGATCGCTTATTATTTCATGACCCAATGGTTAGCCGATTTTGCCTATCGCACCCCCGTCCAGTGGTGGGTGTTTGCGCTGGCCGGAGGATTGGCGCTATTGCTGGCGTTTGTGACGATTGGCTTTCAGAGTGTGAAGGCGGCGCTGGCGAATCCGGTGGAGAGTTTGCGGAGTGAGTAGTTTTACAGCAATGATTGAATACAGTAAAAGCATTTTTTACATTTTAACGCTAGAAAAGTATGTTTCGTAGCTATTTGAGTATTGCCATCAGGAACCTCTTTAAAAATAAAGTTTCTTCTTCCATCAACATTGGCGGACTGGCCTTGGGCATCGCCTGTTGCCTGATGATTGCCCTGTACATTTATGATGAGTTGAGCTACGACCGGTTCAATCCCAATTTCCAGCACATTTACCGCGTTACCGAAAAACAAAAACAGCCAGGAGGTATCTTCAATGTGGCGGTAACCCCTGGCCCGCTGGCAGCGGCTTTGGCGAAGGATTTTCCAGAGGTCGAAAAAACAACCCGCATCGGACGTTGGGGCGGCTTGTTGACCCAAAATGAACAAGCGCAGGAAGCGGAGCAGATGCTCATTGTGGATCCCAGTTTTTTCCCCATGTTCAGTTTGTCGCTGCTGGTTGGTAACCCTAAGGCGGTCTTTAATAGCCCCGATGAAGTGATTTTCAGCGAAGCGATGGCCATCAAGTTTTTTGGGGAAGACTGGCGGCAAAAGGAGGTGCTGGATCAAGCAATTTCATTGAACAACGAAAAAACCCTCAAGCTGGTCGGCGTGGCACAAAACCCGCCACTCAATTCACACATCCAATTTGATGTTTTGTTGCCTTTTGCGTTTGTAGATCGCTACGATGAATGGGGCAACAAATGGAACAGCAACAGCTACCACACCTACCTGCAACTGCGTAGTGATGCGGCGAGCACACCGACTGACTTGTTGGCTTTTGGCAAAAAGATCAAAAACCAGCTCAAACAATACGACGCGGGCAATGAAACCCAATTGTTGCTTCAACCCCTTGCCGATATTTATCTCCATTCAAAGTTTGACTTTCAAACCGATTGGGGGCCGCGGGGCGATATCTTTTACCTCCGCATTTTGGCCCTGGTGGGTTTGATTGTTCTGGTCATCGCCATTGTCAATTTTATCAATCTGGCCACTGCCCGAGCGGCGCAACGGGCCAAAGAAGTAGGAGTGCGCAAAACGGTGGGTGCCCCACGTTCAAGTTTGGTGGTGCAGTTTTTAGGCGAAGCCTTATTGATGACCAGCCTTGCCGTGGGCGTGGCGCTGGTTGTTGCGGAGATTATGCTGCCTTTGTTTACAATTTTATCCGACAAAGCCTTGCGGATCCCTTATCAGGCTCCAGCTTTCTGGCTGAGTCTGGCGCTGATGACAGGATTGGTCAGTTTGTTGACTGGACTGTATCCGGCCTTTTTCTTGTCCTCGTTTCGGCCTGCGCGGGTGCTGAAAGGTACTTTTCAGGTGCGTACTGGCAAAGGGTTTCGACAGTCTTTGGTGGTGGGGCAGTTCGCGCTGTCCATCGCTTTGATTGTGGCTACGTTGGTCATTTACCAGCAGTTGACCTATCTTCAGCACACCAAGTTGGGTTTTGACCAATCCAATTTGGTGTACGTGCGGCTTAAAGGAGACTTACGGGGAAAAGCCAATGTATTCAAAGCCGAAATCGAAAAAATAGCGGGTGTGGCCAGTGCTGCGGTGGCTACGAGCAACCTCGTCGACGTGGCCAATTCAAGTGGTGTGGAATGGGAAGGACAAACTCCCAAAGATGAGTTTTTGATGACCCACACCAATGTTGACCCCGATTTTATTCCAACCACCGGTATGTCAATGGCCAGCGGGCGCAATTTTTCTGCCAAGATTACTTCCGATACTTCATCGCTGAACGCCGCCTACCTCATCAACGAAACTGCGGCCAAACGCATGGGTTGGACTGCCAGCTCCGCCCTGGGCAAAAGCATCAATTTTTGGGGCCTGAAGGGGAATGTGATCGGGGTGGTCAAAGACTTCCATTTTCGCCCCCTGCGCACGAGTATCGAACCTTTTATTTTGCGGTATCGTCCGCTGGAATTTTATTTCACTTTATTGGTAAAGACCAGACCTGGTGCAGGCTCAAGTACCCTGGCCGACATCAGCAAAGTGTATAAAAAATTAGACCCCACTAATCCGATCTCCTATGGTTTTGTGAATGAAGATTTGAATCTCCAGTACAAAGCGGAGCAGCGGATCGGGCGGATCATGCTGTGTTTTGCCATCCTGACCATCCTGGTGTCTTGCCTGGGATTATTCGGATTGACAGTATTCACTGCCGAGCAGCGCGTCAAAGAAATTGGGGTGCGCAAGGTGCTGGGCGCCAGCGTAGCCAGCATCATGGGGCTTTTGGCCAAAGATTTTATCAAGCTGGTCGTCATTGCGATTCTGGTGGCTTCACCCCTGGCCTGGTACGCCATGAACCAATGGTTGCAGGGCTTCGCCTACCGGATCGAACTTCAATGGTGGATGTTTGCCCTCACCGGATTACTGGCCGTTGGTATTGCGTTTTTGACGATCAGTGTGCAAAGTCTGAAAGCGGCGCTGGTCAATCCGGTGAAGTCGTTGCGAAGTGAGTAATTTTATGGCGGGGTGCCATCAAAGATTTCCAGATAAAGAATCGCTAGAGAAAACTGGATTACTATGTTTAAAATGATGTTTCATATCATTTCTGTCAGGTTTAACCTGACAGAAATGATATGAAACATCATTTTTATGCTCAAATAAATAACTTTTGAGCTCGTATTTTTGTATCATTGTAGTCGGGTTTATCCTGGCAATACTACAATGGAAAACAAATACATCTCCACGCAATCCAACAAACTTTTGTCCTGGTTCAACGGGCAGAACAGGATTTGCTTTGATTATTCCTCGGCTTACAAAGCGCTGCCCAATTCCAATGCAAGTACGGTTAGGGAGTTGCTTAGCGACATGACCAAACGTGGGCTACTCATGCGCTTGAAAGAAGGGGTGTTTTGCATTATTCCCTATGAAGCCAACGCTGAAACATTTATGCCTGACTGGCATTTGATTGCAGAACATTTGGTACAGGACACCAAATACTACATTGGGTATTACTCGGCTTTGCAAATTCATGACCTGATCACACAGCCCTCCCTAAAAGAGCAAATAGTTGTTTCAAAACAAATCCGCCCTGCTGAAATTTCCATCAAGTCCGTACCCTTTCAGTTTATTTACCACAACGAGAAACATTTTTTTGGCGCAAAAAAAATCTGGGTGGACAGCTTCAACAAAGTACTATGTTCCGACTTGGAAAAAACCTTTATTGACTGTTTGTTCAAACCTGAATATGCAGGTGGGATTGTAGAAATCGCAAAAGCAATATACAGTTCAAAAGAAAAAATAAAGTACAGCACCCTGCTGGAGTATGCTAAAAAATTCGATTCTCAGGCCGTAATAAAACGATTGGGCTTTCTTTTAGAAATGCTTGAAATCGACACCGACATTATTGATGATTTGCAAAAGTTAAAAACCGCTTCATACGTAGTGCTTGATACAGAATTGCCGAAAGTTGGTAAACGAATCAGCCGCTGGAGCATCCATCAAAATTTGGAGATTGAAACCATTAAATCTGCTATTTACACATGATACGTTCGGGAGAAATTCAGCAAAAAGCGAGAGTGGTTGGTGTTCGTGACCAACAGATTGAAAAGGATTATGTCCTTTCGTGGATATTGCTTGGTGTTGCACACCATGAGCAACTTCGAGAAGTTATGGTGTTCAAAGGCGGAACAGCTTTAAAGAAAATCTATTTTGAAGATTACCGCTTTTCAGAAGACCTTGATTTTACACTACTTAAGCATGAAATCACCAACGAGCAAATTTTTGACTGGTTTAAAACATCATTCGAGTTTGTAAAAGAAGAAGCCAATATCCCGCTTGACATCATCGACAACAACGAACACGAAGACGGTGGGATTAATTTTTACATCAGTTACATCGGACCACTTGGCGGACAAGGCAGCAATAAAAAAGTGAAAGTGGATATTTCACGAACGGAAGCCTTGGTTTTTGAACCTGCCTTGAAAAGCATTTTTGTTGATTATTCCGACCAAGAGGAGCATCAAATGTTGTGTTATTCATTGGAAGAAGTTTTGATTGAAAAAATGCGTTCCGTCATGCAACGCATGCAGGCAAGAGATTTTTACGACATCTGGTATTTGCTGGAACAGCATGGAATGGATATTGATTTTTATGTCAG includes these proteins:
- a CDS encoding ABC transporter permease, yielding MFRSYLSIAIRNLFKNKVSSSINIGGLALGIACCLMIALYIYDELSYDRFNPNFQHIYRVTEKQKQPGGIFNVAVTPGPLAAALAKDFPEVEKTTRIGRWGGLLTQNEQAQEAEQMLIVDPSFFPMFSLSLLVGNPKAVFNSPDEVIFSEAMAIKFFGEDWRQKEVLDQAISLNNEKTLKLVGVAQNPPLNSHIQFDVLLPFAFVDRYDEWGNKWNSNSYHTYLQLRSDAASTPTDLLAFGKKIKNQLKQYDAGNETQLLLQPLADIYLHSKFDFQTDWGPRGDIFYLRILALVGLIVLVIAIVNFINLATARAAQRAKEVGVRKTVGAPRSSLVVQFLGEALLMTSLAVGVALVVAEIMLPLFTILSDKALRIPYQAPAFWLSLALMTGLVSLLTGLYPAFFLSSFRPARVLKGTFQVRTGKGFRQSLVVGQFALSIALIVATLVIYQQLTYLQHTKLGFDQSNLVYVRLKGDLRGKANVFKAEIEKIAGVASAAVATSNLVDVANSSGVEWEGQTPKDEFLMTHTNVDPDFIPTTGMSMASGRNFSAKITSDTSSLNAAYLINETAAKRMGWTASSALGKSINFWGLKGNVIGVVKDFHFRPLRTSIEPFILRYRPLEFYFTLLVKTRPGAGSSTLADISKVYKKLDPTNPISYGFVNEDLNLQYKAEQRIGRIMLCFAILTILVSCLGLFGLTVFTAEQRVKEIGVRKVLGASVASIMGLLAKDFIKLVVIAILVASPLAWYAMNQWLQGFAYRIELQWWMFALTGLLAVGIAFLTISVQSLKAALVNPVKSLRSE
- a CDS encoding type IV toxin-antitoxin system AbiEi family antitoxin domain-containing protein, translated to MRLKEGVFCIIPYEANAETFMPDWHLIAEHLVQDTKYYIGYYSALQIHDLITQPSLKEQIVVSKQIRPAEISIKSVPFQFIYHNEKHFFGAKKIWVDSFNKVLCSDLEKTFIDCLFKPEYAGGIVEIAKAIYSSKEKIKYSTLLEYAKKFDSQAVIKRLGFLLEMLEIDTDIIDDLQKLKTASYVVLDTELPKVGKRISRWSIHQNLEIETIKSAIYT
- a CDS encoding nucleotidyl transferase AbiEii/AbiGii toxin family protein — protein: MIRSGEIQQKARVVGVRDQQIEKDYVLSWILLGVAHHEQLREVMVFKGGTALKKIYFEDYRFSEDLDFTLLKHEITNEQIFDWFKTSFEFVKEEANIPLDIIDNNEHEDGGINFYISYIGPLGGQGSNKKVKVDISRTEALVFEPALKSIFVDYSDQEEHQMLCYSLEEVLIEKMRSVMQRMQARDFYDIWYLLEQHGMDIDFYVSEFKAKCESNGLQATDFPKKLSERLPQYKGRWRNSLAEQIKDLPNFEQVEREVQRHLKKLKW